In the genome of Oncorhynchus nerka isolate Pitt River linkage group LG27, Oner_Uvic_2.0, whole genome shotgun sequence, the window GCATAGGATTGTACGGCTGTGTAACTCACTATTATCCTGtgcctctctacccccacccacAACCCACCAGGCCCGCAGTGTTCAGCTCAAGGCTGTGGTCATTAGTGAGAGAGTCCTGGGCTTTGACCACCCCAACACTATCCAACAATATGTAAGTACCACATCGTCATCCACTACTCATCCAAAGCACCACCGTCCTCTGGGGATATCAAAACTCCCAAGGATCAATAAACAACAAGTTGGCCTTTGTATACCTTATTTATTTGTCATCCGAGTCATCTTTAGCTaagtgaatgaggtgtgtgtccTGTAGGCTCTGTTGGCGGTGTATGTGTTCGCTGGAGGAGAGTCTGCTCTAGCTCAGAGGTGTCTGTTCAGAGCCCGTCTCCTGATGCTCACAGTCCATGGAGAGGACCACCCCTACACCGCTACACTGGACGTAAGTCTGCTACACTCCAAACCTACACCGTTATACTGGAAGTGAGTCTGCCATACCCTAACCCACCCATACACTGTTACACCCCCAAGACCTGTTAGAGGAGACTaaacgctctccctctctctcagagctGTCTAGGTTTGGTGTTGCCGAGCGAACAAGCAGGGCAGTTCCTACAGAACGCACTCAAAATCAACACTTCCTTCTTTGGCCCCACCGACATGCACACTGCTCTCAGGTATCAAGTGCTTAAATCCCTCACTCtctcaaccaatcaatcaattaacCAATCAGCCAAGTCACTACGCAATCACTctatctcccccatctctccagtCAGCATCTGTTGTCCCAGTGGATGTGTGGAGTGGGAGACTATCGTTCTGCCATGAACCACGAGAAAGAAGCTCTGTCTGCCTTCACCAGCCTGGTCTGTACCTAGcatactctctctgtgtgtgtgtgtgtgtgtgtgtgtgtgtcaaatcaaactttatttgtcacatgcgccgaatacaaaaaGTGTAGACCTtagcgtgaaatgcttacttacaagcccttaaccaacagtgcagttcaagaagagttaagaagaTATTTgccaaataaactgaagtaaaaaataataaaaagtaacataataacataacaataacaaggctttatacagggggtaccagtaccaagtcagtgtgcaggggtacaggttagaggtcatttgtacatgtagataggggtgaagtgactatgcatagttagtaaacagcgagtagcagcagtgaacaaaacaaaaatttttttttggggggtcaatgtaatagtccagcagccatttgattaattgttcagcagtcttatggcttgggggtagaagctgttcagcagtcttatggcttgggggtagaagctgttcatcagtcttatggcttgggggtagaagctgttcatcagtcttatggcttgggggtagaagctgttcagcagtcttatggcttgggggtagaagctgttaaggagccttttggtcctagacttggtgctccggtaccgcttgccatgcggtagaagagaaaacagtctatgacttgaggGACTGGAGtcttgacaattttatgggctttcctctgacactgcctattatatacgtcctggattgcaggaagcttggccctggtgatgtactgggctgtatgcactaccttctgtagtgccttacggtcagatgccgagcagttgccataccaggccctgatgcaaccagtcaggatgctctcgatggtgcagctgtataactttttgaggatctggggacccatgccaaatcttttcagtctcctgagggggaaaaggttttgtcgtgccttcttcacgactgtcttgttgtgtttggaccatgacagatcgttggtgatgtggacaccaaggaacttgaaacgcttgacctgctccactacagccctgttgatgttaatgggggcctgttggtccaccttttcctgtagtccccgatcagctcttttgtcttgcttAGATTTAGGGAGAGgtttttgtcctggcaccacacggccaggtctctgacctcctccctataggctctcatcgttgtcggtgatcaggcaaccactgttgtgtcgtcagcaaacttaatgatggtgttagagtcgtgtttggccacacagttCTGGGTGgccacagtcgtgggtgaacagggagtacaggaggggactaagtacacacccctgaggggccccagtattgaggatcagcgtggcagacatgttgttgccctacccttaccacctgggggcggcccgtcaggaagtacaggatccagttgcagagggaggtgtttagtcccagggtccttagcttagtgatgagcttcgtgggcactatggtgttgaacgctgagctgtagtcaattaacagcattctcacataggtgtgtctgtgtgtaaccctgttgtctctgtcagtaTGGTGAGGACCACCCCCAGAGACGTTGCAGCTATGAGTTCCTGCGTTCCATTACCCAGCAAGCAGTGCGTGTGGAACGCTCTCTGAGGCAAGGCGGGAACCCGCTCACAGCTGAGGTAATAAACCTTATTCTGTTCTCTTTGTGTACTAAATAAAGGTCCAGAGAAGGTGACCATTAAATTCCcttctgcctgtctcctctctccccaggggcagtctctgtctccctcagctGAGACCACTCTGGAGCAGCTGGCCCTGGTCACAGGCATCAGGACACCAAGCCACAGGTAACCAATTGTATTAATATATATGTATTCATTTATTACCAAAATGATATTGGCAGACACAAATCTAAGCGTGGTCTGGTCTCTTAGTGACAGGCTCCTGGAGTTCAAACAGAAgctgatggaacagagagaggcagaggaggccGCTAATGCcaaaccagacaacacacacacaaaaacagtgAACGGAAAGGAAGTGAAGACCcctgaaagagaggaagaggaggatggggtaGTCCAGGAGACCACCAGTGAGGAGCTCCCAGAAGAGGTAGATCCAGAGAAGAACACAGCCGACAAACAGACAGTGGACAGCCATCAACTGGAGGCCAATGACTGGTCCGTAGATGTGGGATCAGTAGTAACGAGCATAGTAGAGGGGTCAGCAGCAGAGAGTAAAGCAGTAGAGAGTGGAGCTGTAGTAGAATCCAGTGAAAGAGATGGAGATGAAGACAGAGCTGCCCCAGAGGCTGAGCAGCACACAGGGACAGAGGATGGAGAGGCAAACCTGATGGCTACAGAGGAAATGCAAACTGAGCCAGTCAGAGACTGTTTAGAGGACAGTCAGAGTCTGAGACAAAATGGAGGTTTAGAATCAGAGGGAAACCAATCAGACAACGATGTGGAGGTAGCCAATGAGAAGCCAGCGTCAGATAAGGTCAGCGGTTTGAACGGAACGCCAAGCACCAGCAATGACCAAGCCTCAGGAGGTCTTTGCGAACAGGGACTCCTCGACGACCATCAGCCAAACAAAATAAACACTGGTTTATTTACACACAGCAGCGGGCAAGATGCTAGCTAATGGAACAGTGGTGTCAGagtgaagacagagagggagggaccatcataagagcctagtggttagagcattggactagtaagcggaaggttgcaagatcaaatcccctagctgacaaggtaaaaatctgtcgttctgcccctgaacaaggcagttaacccaccgttcctaggccgtcattgaaaataataatttgttcttaactgacttgcctagttaaataaaggaaaaaataataataattaaaaagagCAAATGACCATAGAGAGGAGTCATAGGACAGACAGGCAGCTGCCAACAAGGTGGTAACTTATTAACGGTGCTGTTGATTCAGCTGGTTCAGAATCTTTAGAGTAGAGAGCTGTGGAGGATGAGATGAAAAACAAAAGCAGAAAGAGAATATAGAAGTGTACCATTGTCCTTGACCTGGTGGTTTCTTTAGGGATACTGAGAGAGGGCTACACTTTGTGTTGCTTTTTTTTCAATATTAAACATTTTTACTCTTGACTGTTAAACAAACCAGTGTTTTTCTTACTGCTGTTGTCTAATTTAGTTACAGATAAATCAAATGTTATAACAGCATAAAACTGAATGTTTACACGAACACAACTGaaccaaaataataaaaacattggGAAAAAGAGGCAGTCTGGTAattgttctttaaaaaaaaaaaatgtattcttcTTCCAAATTTGATAACATACATACATTCCACAtatcaacaaacacacacaggtccacagcACTCACACACTTCTGCCAGATTTTCCAACTGTGGAAGTGAATCCGACTTGGCTTATGTCCAGTATCCACCATCCTATCCAGGGTTTTTCCTGGATCAAAAAGGGGCTTAGGGGTGGGCGTGGTTTGCTGTAGTAATGAGCACAGATGACCGTCGGCGTGGCTACATTTTAGAGGACCCTATCTTGGCGTTGTATCAAAAAATAAGCCAATTTCCTGCAAGTCAACAAATGTCTCCATGGAGCGGAGAATGTTTTTGgccgttttaaagctaatttcctgcgaTTCTATATATTCTGCCATGGAGCTGAGAgacaatgttgcagttttaaagctagtttcctgcaattctatgcatttcACCATGGATAATGCTGTGTTCTTTTGTTCAAACATAATAACAAAAGGAATACAGTTTTTGGAATTTTCAATTCTCCctgtctagcttttattttggtgattgttagttctcaaagattatattattaaaaaatatagatGTTCATTGacttttctacatactttatatctAGTTTAAGTTTAAGCTTAACCCATTTTTCCACCCTGAAAATAAATTTACCCCAAAAAGAAAATGTCCCACCAAAGGATTACAAGGGCAACAAAAAAATCATTGTTATCCTCTCATTTCACTGGGAACCACAGAGTCCACAGTGATTCCTTcatcctccacccctctcatctCTGTGGGCCTCTGTATGATCTCCAGATCGGGGCAGTGTTGGTATTGGGGCTCTGGTGCTTCCCTCCAGGCTGATTGTGGGAGTTTGCAGAGGCTGCTGGGCTTAAAGGTGATGAGGGCAGTGTCATTGAAGATGTCCAGGAGTCGGGACGGGCATGGAAGGGGccattcctcacacacacacacagcctgacacacacagggGGGGGTTAAGGGTCAAATAACTCCATAGACAGTGGATCATATGTAGCTATACTGCATTTCTATTGTATATCTATTTTCTTATGACACTGTACTTAGTTTCAAAGGATACGTGTGCTATGTAGCTGTAGTCTCTCTGGAGTTCTCTCTGAATCATCCTGAAGGAAAGACGATCGTTagaggatcacacacacacacacacacacacacacacacacacacacacctgtcctgtATGCCTGCAAAGCTGTTTCCTATGATAGTCAGTAGAGGCAGTGCATCTCTACTCCAGTTCTTCCACAGCAGGTTGTTGTACAGAGCCTTCCCACAATGCATCAGGTAGAAAAGAGTTGGCCTCGACACTGCTCGCTTCCCCTCCTAATGACATCACACACATGAATACAATAGCATTTCATTAGTCCATCTGCAGAGACAAAAATTGTGTTCTGTATTTCTTCCACACACACCTCGTTCTCAGTCAGCACGTTGAGGCCAAGCTGTCTCAGTACCTCCATCTCCCCTGAGGAAAACACAGGGTCGTATACACTGCACCACTCCATAGGGATCTAGACAGGAATACAGTATACATTACACACAGTATAGTATGGAATATAgggtcgattaaggcagccctccacacctctctgattcagaggtgttgggtaaaatgcggaagacacatttcagttgaatgcattcagttgtacaactgaccaggtatccccctttcccattaCACACTGCACTTCTTCATGGGAATCTAGAGTGGGACAGGAGGAATACAGTGAAGCGGTGTCTTTAGGCCGTGTCTTAGGTCTTGAGAGACAGAACGAGTACCTGTAGTGACTCCAGAATCAATAGCAGCATAGCTAGTTGGTAACGAGCTGTCACACAGCAAGAGAAGGAGCCCagaccataacacacacactccagtgggCCGCTAGGGGCCTCCCGGGCCCGGTCCCCACCCTCAGGTCTTGGGTCAGAGCCTGCTGCTGGGTCCCCTCCAACCTCTGGGGAGTCTGCCTTAGCCACAGTCGTCAGTCGATCTGAGAAAGGAAAGAACTCTATTACCATAGTGTTTACACTTATCCAATTCTTTCAGGTTTATTGTGTCGCTATTGGTAGAGGCTGGAAGTTATGGGACTGGCCAAATGGGACCGGATACAGAACAAGATCATCCATTAGAGTTC includes:
- the srrd gene encoding SRR1-like protein isoform X2; this translates as MPNSGEEWQVARRRKGAGRRGKIPHTACHEPGHADAVDIDRTKQRITETMAELRCADFWFEWRDRLTTVAKADSPEVGGDPAAGSDPRPEGGDRAREAPSGPLECVCYGLGSFSCCVTARYQLAMLLLILESLQEGKRAVSRPTLFYLMHCGKALYNNLLWKNWSRDALPLLTIIGNSFAGIQDRMIQRELQRDYSYIAHAVCVCEEWPLPCPSRLLDIFNDTALITFKPSSLCKLPQSAWREAPEPQYQHCPDLEIIQRPTEMRGVEDEGITVDSVVPSEMRG
- the srrd gene encoding SRR1-like protein isoform X1 yields the protein MPNSGEEWQVARRRKGAGRRGKIPHTACHEPGHADAVDIDRTKQRITETMAELRCADFWFEWRDRLTTVAKADSPEVGGDPAAGSDPRPEGGDRAREAPSGPLECVCYGLGSFSCCVTARYQLAMLLLILESLQIPMEWCSVYDPVFSSGEMEVLRQLGLNVLTENEEGKRAVSRPTLFYLMHCGKALYNNLLWKNWSRDALPLLTIIGNSFAGIQDRMIQRELQRDYSYIAHAVCVCEEWPLPCPSRLLDIFNDTALITFKPSSLCKLPQSAWREAPEPQYQHCPDLEIIQRPTEMRGVEDEGITVDSVVPSEMRG